The DNA window ACATCTCAATCATTGGATATGGTGGTGAAGTAACAACTAAATTGACGGATTCATCAATACATGAACTAATATCTGATGAACATTCAAAGTACAATTTATGCGATGTTTTCATATTAATCCCTCATTTTTTCTTTTGCACTTGTAGTAACGAATGATTTTTCCGAAAGCCAACTAATTACAATATTCCTAATTACATCTGAATCAGAATCTCCAAACTCACCTTTTAATAATTCTATTAATTTCCATTGCTTTTCTGTAAATGAGACTTGAACTCTTTTTTTGCTAAATGTACTCATTTTTGACACAACCTATACACAATTTAGATACAAGGACATATATTTTTTTCTATTACTGAGTCATATTTTTTTGAATTCTATGATTTTTTTTAGATTTCTCCCAGGTCAACCAAGATATAGATCGGTATAATGTACTCGAGTATGCCCATATTAATCAAAATCTAAATATTATAAATTCAAATTAATTAAAAAGATCATCAACACGTCCATGGTGATCTTGATAACTCTAAAAATCACAAAGAACGACAAAGGACTGGAGAAACTACGGCCAAGGTTATGACCGGGGCTGGGGGCGGTGCTGGTGCTTCCTTGATGGGTGTTTTATAAGTGACGGGGAATTTATCTATCAGGGTTAAATATGCCTCTACGGCTCCTTTTATCTTGTTTAGATAGTGGGCGGATCCTACTGTGGCGGCCGTTCTTCCCTGTATGTAATCGGCTATGCTCTCTGATACTCCGTTCTCTATCATAAAATTAAGATGCCATTTGCGGATCGTCTTGGCTGAGATTCGGCCGTGTTTAATCCGGTTTGCGAGGGTGTGATAACCTTCCCTGCTGGCTGGGCTTCCTTTGTACTTGATGAGATCGGGTACAAAAGCGGCCGGGAAAAAGAGACGATAGGCTTTTTTCGTTCCTCTGGCCTGTGCTGCTGCGCTTATGTGGGCGATCTCCTGATTCGGGCCTGTATAGGTGATCTCATCGGGATCAAAGGCGGCTATCACATCGGCCGTTTGGCTTAATCGGTTCCCTGTGTACATAAGCATAAGGAATAATGGCCGGTGTGATGCCGGGATACTGGTATATGCTTCTCTCATCTCCTGATCGGATGGATAAACTTCTATTACTCCTGATGCCTTGATCGGGGTGTATCGTCTCCATTTAGATAAGGGCTCTCCTAATATGAGATCCTGATCCATCTCCTTCTCTACATAGTTATACACGGCTCTTAATCCTCGGTCGGCTTTCCCTATGATCTCTATCTCCTCAAGGTCTTTAGGGATCCTGATAAAATCCTCATCATCTAAGAGGCGATCAACGGCTGATATATACTGGCCTGCTGTATCGCTCTTAACAGTTTTATTTAACCATTGTATGATCTGATCCCGGTGCTGTTGGTAAAAGTCTTGTAGTGACTCGATCCCGATGTTTTCCGAATTTATGCGAGGTTCTGAAAATTGATCTGATTCGATGATCTGATATTTTGAATCGGGCGATTCTCCTTGCTCCGATTTTAAAAAAGGAGCCTTCACATGGCGGAGATCTCGTGTTCGAATCACGACGAGTCCATTCTATTTTCGGTTTGTTTTTGTCATCGGGCGGCGGGCCGGTCGATAGTATGATTTTTTTATCACATTCGGTTTGAGTAATACTGGATCGATGGTCATGATGATGGTAAACAGGTTCTATAATGTCATGATCAAACAGGCAGTAAACCCATGACTTTAGTCGTGGGAGGAATGCCGCCATAGGTAGTACTAAATAATATTGATTAAATAAACCAATAGTAATGCTTCTAACGATGAAGATGAAGCTCCACCCTTGAAAAGATCAGTTCCAGAAACTTCTTTCGACGATGGAGCGATTCAACGAAGCATGTAACTACGTTTCAGAATTTGCTTGGAGAAACAAGGTTTTTGGTAAAATAGAATTACACAAAAACCTGTATTATG is part of the Methanocalculus alkaliphilus genome and encodes:
- a CDS encoding integrase is translated as MKAPFLKSEQGESPDSKYQIIESDQFSEPRINSENIGIESLQDFYQQHRDQIIQWLNKTVKSDTAGQYISAVDRLLDDEDFIRIPKDLEEIEIIGKADRGLRAVYNYVEKEMDQDLILGEPLSKWRRYTPIKASGVIEVYPSDQEMREAYTSIPASHRPLFLMLMYTGNRLSQTADVIAAFDPDEITYTGPNQEIAHISAAAQARGTKKAYRLFFPAAFVPDLIKYKGSPASREGYHTLANRIKHGRISAKTIRKWHLNFMIENGVSESIADYIQGRTAATVGSAHYLNKIKGAVEAYLTLIDKFPVTYKTPIKEAPAPPPAPVITLAVVSPVLCRSL